Proteins encoded in a region of the Streptomyces sp. NBC_01471 genome:
- a CDS encoding magnesium and cobalt transport protein CorA: protein MPMFRTLRRTVRLPHQRTVDLSHPVRSPLGSAVVNCVVYRDGVRQPGDCPADEAVRRVRAEGSGFVWIGLHEPQQTELAALGELFGLHRLAVEDALRPHPRPKIDTYGDTLFAVLKTVGYVEHQELTTTSEIVDTGELVVFTGADFVLTVRRGRHGSLGPLREALEADPGHLAEGPAAVLHAIADHVVEQYACVADAVQDDIDAVESTVFSQQAASGDAGRIYLLKRELMEFRRAVVPLCRPLEKLLARQPLPLMTHDIRTYFRDVAGRVTRIAEQTAAYDALLDSILQAHLAQVGIEQNEDMRKITAWASIVAVPTMVCGVYGMNFVHMPEQRWEYGYPLAMAVIAAACLLMYRGFRRNGWL, encoded by the coding sequence ATGCCGATGTTCCGCACCCTGCGCCGTACCGTGCGGCTCCCTCACCAGCGCACGGTCGATCTCAGCCACCCCGTACGCTCCCCGCTCGGCAGCGCGGTCGTGAACTGCGTGGTCTACCGGGACGGGGTCCGGCAGCCGGGCGACTGCCCGGCCGACGAGGCGGTGCGCCGGGTCAGGGCGGAGGGCAGCGGCTTCGTCTGGATCGGACTGCACGAGCCGCAGCAGACGGAGCTCGCCGCGCTCGGGGAACTGTTCGGGCTGCACCGGCTCGCCGTCGAGGACGCGCTGCGCCCGCATCCCCGCCCCAAGATCGACACCTATGGCGACACGCTCTTCGCCGTGCTGAAGACCGTCGGCTACGTCGAGCACCAGGAGCTGACGACCACCAGCGAGATCGTCGACACCGGGGAGCTGGTGGTCTTCACGGGCGCCGACTTCGTCCTCACCGTCAGGCGTGGCCGGCACGGCTCGCTCGGGCCCCTCCGCGAGGCCCTGGAGGCGGACCCCGGCCACCTCGCCGAGGGGCCGGCGGCCGTGCTGCACGCCATCGCCGACCACGTCGTCGAGCAGTACGCCTGTGTCGCCGACGCCGTGCAGGACGACATCGACGCCGTCGAGTCCACGGTCTTCTCGCAGCAGGCGGCGAGCGGCGACGCCGGGCGGATCTATCTGCTCAAGCGGGAACTGATGGAGTTCAGGCGGGCGGTGGTGCCGCTCTGCCGCCCGCTGGAGAAACTGCTCGCCCGGCAGCCGCTGCCGCTGATGACCCACGACATCAGGACGTACTTCCGCGACGTGGCGGGGCGGGTCACCCGGATCGCCGAGCAGACCGCGGCGTACGACGCACTGCTCGACTCCATCCTCCAGGCCCATCTGGCGCAGGTGGGCATCGAGCAGAACGAGGACATGCGGAAGATCACCGCGTGGGCGTCCATCGTCGCCGTACCGACCATGGTGTGCGGGGTGTACGGCATGAACTTCGTCCACATGCCGGAGCAGCGCTGGGAGTACGGCTATCCCCTGGCCATGGCCGTGATCGCCGCCGCCTGCCTGCTCATGTACCGGGGGTTCCGCCGCAACGGCTGGCTGTGA
- the snpA gene encoding snapalysin, with protein MKHRNTALSAILGLGIAAALGTAAPVQAATTTVAPVPHTAAQGAQHYASAKQEAGNKAFFEAVVKSVAKKQAAHPGLKSVTITYDASAAPSYQSQIAASAQIWNAAETNVKLQAGSSGADFSYREGDDPQGSYASTDGHGSGFVFLDHAQTQEYDSVRVTAHETGHVLGLPDDYSGPCSELMSGGGPGPSCTNQQPDAQERAQVDALWANGFAKALAKANVARRS; from the coding sequence ATGAAGCACCGTAATACCGCGTTGTCCGCGATCCTCGGCCTCGGCATCGCCGCCGCCCTCGGTACCGCGGCCCCCGTCCAGGCGGCCACCACCACGGTCGCCCCCGTACCGCACACCGCGGCGCAGGGCGCCCAGCACTACGCGAGTGCGAAGCAGGAGGCGGGCAACAAGGCCTTCTTCGAGGCCGTCGTGAAGTCGGTCGCGAAGAAGCAGGCGGCCCACCCCGGGCTCAAGTCCGTCACCATCACCTACGACGCCTCGGCCGCGCCCAGTTACCAGAGCCAGATAGCGGCCAGCGCGCAGATATGGAACGCGGCGGAGACCAACGTCAAGCTCCAGGCGGGCTCCTCCGGCGCCGACTTCTCCTACCGTGAGGGCGACGACCCGCAGGGTTCGTACGCCTCGACGGACGGACACGGCAGCGGCTTCGTCTTCCTGGACCACGCGCAGACCCAGGAGTACGACTCGGTCCGCGTCACCGCCCATGAGACCGGCCATGTGCTCGGCCTTCCCGACGACTACAGCGGCCCGTGCAGCGAGCTGATGTCGGGCGGCGGCCCCGGCCCGTCCTGCACCAACCAGCAGCCGGACGCCCAGGAGCGCGCCCAGGTCGACGCCCTGTGGGCGAACGGTTTCGCCAAGGCGCTGGCCAAGGCGAACGTGGCGCGCAGGTCCTGA
- a CDS encoding uracil-DNA glycosylase, giving the protein MAESESGAPEPQPSADDRRFPARRAPGCADLGALDAQVTGCRACPRLVAWREQVAVEKRAAYRDQEYWGRPVPGFGPADAALAVVGLAPAAHGGNRTGRMFTGDPAGDFLVAGLHSVGLASQPTATAADDGLTLRGVRMAAPVHCAPPQNKPTTEERDTCRPWLAAELALLRPGLRAVVALGGFGWQALLPVLADAGWLLPRPRPVFGHGAQVVLAGTDGRDELRLFGCYHPSQRNVNTGRLTRPMLEAVFREAAAAAGL; this is encoded by the coding sequence ATGGCCGAGTCGGAGTCCGGAGCACCAGAGCCGCAGCCCAGCGCCGACGACCGGCGTTTCCCCGCCCGCCGTGCGCCCGGCTGCGCCGATCTCGGGGCCCTGGACGCCCAGGTGACCGGCTGCCGCGCCTGCCCCCGGCTGGTCGCCTGGCGGGAGCAGGTGGCCGTGGAGAAGCGGGCCGCGTACCGGGACCAGGAGTACTGGGGGCGGCCGGTCCCCGGCTTCGGCCCCGCCGATGCCGCGCTGGCCGTGGTGGGTCTGGCACCCGCGGCACACGGCGGGAACCGGACCGGGCGGATGTTCACCGGCGACCCGGCGGGCGACTTCCTGGTCGCGGGGCTGCACTCCGTCGGCCTCGCCTCGCAACCGACCGCCACCGCGGCCGACGACGGGCTCACCCTGCGGGGCGTACGGATGGCCGCCCCGGTGCACTGTGCGCCGCCGCAGAACAAGCCCACCACCGAGGAGCGCGACACCTGCCGGCCGTGGCTGGCCGCGGAGCTGGCGCTGCTGCGCCCCGGGCTGCGCGCGGTGGTGGCGCTCGGCGGCTTCGGCTGGCAGGCCCTGCTGCCCGTACTCGCCGATGCGGGCTGGCTGCTGCCCCGGCCGCGGCCGGTGTTCGGCCACGGCGCGCAGGTGGTGCTCGCCGGTACGGACGGCCGCGACGAGCTGCGGCTCTTCGGCTGCTACCACCCGAGCCAGCGGAATGTGAACACCGGACGGCTGACCCGGCCGATGCTGGAGGCGGTGTTCCGGGAGGCGGCCGCCGCCGCGGGGCTGTGA
- a CDS encoding GNAT family N-acetyltransferase has translation MAEVFMRRLTRWQAEQQREALADTYVEAYRGPRGEEFHDRQQFLERFAEDMQRPGFDMMVADGRSLAGCAYGYVLERDGGLWRGFRGGLPVDIEELTASGQVFVLAELMVQPSHRRQGIATRLVGQLLVRSRAALVAALVEPENEPARRAMQGWGWTRFGDVRPREPQEPLEPAQPQPTYEAWSRAIEHAGSAG, from the coding sequence ATGGCAGAGGTCTTCATGCGCCGGCTGACCAGGTGGCAGGCCGAACAGCAGCGGGAGGCCCTGGCGGACACCTATGTCGAGGCCTACCGGGGCCCGCGCGGTGAGGAGTTCCACGACCGCCAGCAGTTCCTGGAACGCTTCGCCGAGGACATGCAGCGCCCCGGCTTCGACATGATGGTCGCCGACGGCCGGTCGCTGGCCGGATGCGCGTACGGATACGTCCTGGAGCGGGACGGCGGCCTCTGGCGGGGCTTCCGCGGGGGGCTCCCGGTGGACATCGAGGAACTGACCGCGTCCGGGCAGGTGTTCGTGCTGGCGGAGCTGATGGTGCAGCCGTCCCACCGGCGGCAGGGGATCGCCACCCGCCTCGTCGGCCAGCTGCTGGTGCGTTCGCGGGCCGCGCTGGTCGCCGCCCTGGTGGAGCCGGAGAACGAACCGGCCAGGCGCGCGATGCAGGGGTGGGGCTGGACCCGCTTCGGCGATGTGCGGCCGCGTGAGCCGCAGGAGCCCCTGGAGCCGGCGCAGCCGCAGCCCACGTACGAGGCGTGGAGCCGCGCCATCGAGCACGCGGGCAGCGCGGGGTAG
- a CDS encoding GTP-binding protein encodes MPDAILNPGTTLNLGVLAHIDAGKTSLTERLLLDNGAISALGSVDAGSTQTDTGEIERERGITIRSAVAPFAAGGRQINLVDTPGHPDFIAEVERALSVLDGAVLVLSAVEGVQAQTRVLLRSLRRLRLPTLLFVNKIDRAGARSDSLLADIRARLTPDILAMSTVRDAGTAAARTAVRALERPEFRREAAEALAEHDDALLARLVAGELPPADGVRALLARQCGAGLLHPVFFGSALTGEGIAALTDGITTLLHPSRTVPAHSGPGPQGTVFAVERTGTGEKAAYLRLFSGEVRERQRVTYWQREPGGRQAEFSGRITGIDVVRVPGAPDNRTAHGAAGGTAGRRLTAGSIGRVRGLPGIRVGDRLGEPEDRPEQFHFSPPSLETVVRACRPGQEARLHAALLALADEDPLIRTRAAGGGATSVLLYGAVQQEVLAARLERDFGVEVRFEPVRPVYFERPEGRGEAVTEIDRRGPNDFLATVGLRVEAAPRGAGVTFVREVELGALPRAFHRAIEESALGALHQGVYGWEVTDCAVTLIRTGYVAPLTVAAHFRHLTPLVLMRALQRAGSRVFEPYQALEAEIPEDALNAVVGALVPLGAEVTGSTEAGPSWRVTADLPVRRVQEFRQALPGLTRGEGAMWSRPGQDRPVRGPAPTRPRTDGNPLNREEYLRFLADRSLAD; translated from the coding sequence GTGCCCGACGCCATCCTGAATCCCGGAACGACCCTGAACCTGGGCGTGCTCGCCCACATCGACGCGGGTAAGACCAGCCTCACCGAACGGCTGCTGCTCGACAACGGCGCCATCTCCGCACTCGGCAGCGTCGACGCCGGAAGCACGCAGACGGACACCGGTGAGATCGAGCGGGAGCGTGGCATCACGATCCGTTCGGCGGTGGCACCCTTCGCCGCCGGGGGCCGGCAGATCAACCTGGTGGACACCCCGGGCCACCCGGACTTCATCGCCGAGGTCGAGCGGGCGCTGTCCGTGCTCGACGGCGCGGTCCTCGTGCTGTCCGCCGTCGAAGGCGTACAGGCGCAGACCCGTGTCCTGCTGAGGTCGCTGCGCAGACTGCGGCTGCCGACCCTGCTCTTCGTCAACAAGATCGACCGTGCGGGCGCGCGCTCCGACAGTCTGCTGGCCGACATCCGCGCCCGGCTCACACCGGACATCCTCGCCATGAGCACGGTGCGGGACGCGGGTACGGCAGCCGCCCGGACGGCCGTACGGGCGCTGGAGCGGCCGGAGTTCCGCAGGGAGGCCGCCGAGGCGCTCGCCGAACACGACGACGCCCTGCTGGCCCGCCTCGTGGCGGGCGAGCTGCCACCGGCGGACGGCGTACGCGCCCTGCTGGCCCGGCAGTGCGGGGCCGGGCTGCTGCACCCGGTCTTCTTCGGCTCGGCCCTGACCGGCGAGGGCATCGCCGCGCTCACGGACGGCATCACGACGCTGCTGCATCCGTCGCGTACCGTTCCCGCGCACTCCGGGCCGGGCCCGCAGGGCACGGTCTTCGCCGTCGAGCGCACGGGCACCGGGGAGAAGGCCGCGTACCTCCGGCTGTTCTCGGGAGAGGTACGCGAACGGCAGCGCGTCACCTACTGGCAGCGTGAACCCGGCGGCCGGCAGGCCGAGTTCAGCGGCCGGATCACCGGCATCGACGTCGTGCGCGTCCCCGGCGCCCCGGACAACCGCACTGCGCACGGCGCCGCGGGCGGGACGGCCGGCCGGCGGCTGACGGCGGGCAGTATCGGCCGGGTGCGCGGTCTGCCCGGCATCCGGGTCGGTGACCGGCTGGGCGAGCCCGAGGACCGCCCGGAGCAGTTCCACTTCTCCCCGCCGAGCCTGGAGACGGTCGTACGGGCATGCCGTCCCGGGCAGGAGGCGCGGCTGCACGCGGCCCTGCTGGCGCTCGCGGACGAGGACCCGCTGATCCGCACCCGGGCGGCGGGCGGCGGCGCGACCTCCGTACTGCTCTACGGCGCCGTGCAGCAGGAGGTGCTCGCGGCGCGACTGGAGCGGGACTTCGGCGTGGAGGTGCGGTTCGAGCCGGTCCGCCCGGTGTACTTCGAGCGGCCGGAGGGCCGGGGCGAGGCGGTCACCGAGATCGACCGGCGCGGCCCGAACGACTTCCTGGCGACGGTCGGTCTGCGCGTGGAGGCCGCTCCGCGCGGGGCGGGTGTCACCTTCGTGCGGGAGGTCGAGCTGGGCGCGCTGCCCCGCGCGTTCCACCGCGCCATCGAGGAGTCCGCGCTGGGGGCCCTGCACCAGGGTGTGTACGGCTGGGAGGTGACCGACTGCGCGGTCACGCTCATCCGGACCGGTTACGTGGCACCGCTCACCGTCGCGGCGCACTTCCGGCATCTCACGCCGCTGGTCCTGATGCGCGCCCTGCAGCGGGCGGGCAGCCGGGTCTTCGAGCCGTACCAGGCGCTGGAGGCGGAGATCCCGGAGGACGCCCTCAACGCCGTCGTCGGCGCGCTCGTCCCGCTCGGAGCCGAGGTCACCGGCTCCACCGAGGCCGGCCCGTCCTGGAGGGTCACGGCGGACCTGCCGGTCAGGCGGGTGCAGGAGTTCCGGCAGGCGCTGCCGGGCCTGACCCGCGGGGAGGGCGCGATGTGGTCCCGCCCGGGGCAGGACCGGCCGGTGCGCGGCCCGGCGCCGACCCGGCCGCGCACCGACGGCAATCCGCTGAACCGGGAGGAGTACCTGAGGTTCCTCGCCGACCGCAGCCTCGCCGACTGA
- a CDS encoding FUSC family protein, translating to MGDTVGSRADTQRKQPLISPPEWLIRGLRPQRAPIPRAAVVRASIALAAPLAVGLAAGQPGYGALVAMGALSGVIGDTADAYRMRIFNIAVPQCFGAVGVMIGTLVYGDGWIAVAVLTLVALVSGMISTIGAVASVSGLLLLLNSVVGAGLPMPGPWWKAPLLLSLGGLFVLVLALVGWPLRARTPERTAVAATYRAAAELLAAAGTTAYGDRRQAVTGSLNASYDLILARRAHYHGRSTSMVRLLAQLNVLVPLIEAAAAAHLHGRASRRPEIAAAVRDLADVVATGRSDAVPDLVLPEPEGPADRAMNAALRHAAAVVHHADSDHPDHYGADDRLGRPAELGVRARRAAATVLLSPTSWRYGLRLALCIGLAQVLVSVVSVPRSYWVALTVTFVLKPDFGSVFSRAVLRALGTAVGVLTAALVLGVVPRGWWDVPVMVVLAALIPAVSANGYAFQTAAITPVILLISDQLNHLGFHLVLPRLLDSLIGCGITLIAGYLLWPESWHTRIGDRLAVAVEESARYVECAFGGGIGSGRTDSGAGTRTDGVTGARTDGGTAAPGDHGDRARLRRRLYRDLSVVRTEFQRALTEPPPTGKRAAAWWPLVVAAERIVDATTAARVRVDHGARPPAPEEVGEVTKQLRELAQGLRSSATLVEVPTRIEGDDEGVLAPLRQEVVAAREIASPQR from the coding sequence ATGGGTGACACGGTCGGCAGCAGAGCAGACACACAGCGGAAACAGCCGCTGATCTCGCCGCCGGAGTGGCTGATCCGGGGGCTGCGCCCGCAGCGCGCGCCGATCCCCCGGGCCGCCGTGGTCCGCGCGAGCATCGCACTCGCCGCGCCGCTGGCGGTCGGCCTCGCCGCCGGACAGCCCGGGTACGGGGCGCTGGTCGCCATGGGCGCGCTCTCGGGCGTCATCGGCGACACCGCAGACGCGTACCGGATGCGGATCTTCAACATCGCCGTGCCGCAGTGCTTCGGCGCGGTCGGCGTCATGATCGGCACCCTCGTGTACGGCGACGGCTGGATCGCCGTCGCCGTCCTCACGCTGGTCGCGCTGGTCTCCGGGATGATCTCCACGATCGGCGCGGTGGCGTCCGTGTCGGGGCTGCTGCTCCTGCTCAACTCCGTGGTGGGCGCGGGCCTCCCGATGCCGGGCCCCTGGTGGAAGGCCCCGCTGCTGCTCTCGCTCGGCGGGCTCTTCGTGCTGGTGCTCGCGCTGGTCGGCTGGCCGCTGCGGGCGCGGACCCCGGAACGGACCGCGGTCGCCGCGACCTACCGGGCAGCCGCCGAACTGCTCGCGGCCGCGGGCACGACCGCGTACGGCGACAGACGCCAGGCCGTGACCGGCTCGCTCAACGCCTCGTACGACCTGATCCTCGCCCGGCGCGCCCACTACCACGGCCGCAGCACGTCGATGGTGCGGCTGCTCGCCCAGCTCAATGTGCTCGTCCCGCTGATCGAGGCGGCCGCGGCGGCCCATCTGCACGGCCGCGCCTCACGCCGTCCCGAGATCGCCGCAGCGGTGCGGGACTTGGCCGATGTCGTCGCCACGGGCCGGTCGGACGCGGTGCCCGACCTGGTGCTCCCCGAGCCCGAGGGGCCCGCCGACCGCGCCATGAACGCGGCGCTGCGGCACGCGGCCGCCGTCGTCCACCACGCGGACTCGGACCACCCGGACCACTACGGCGCGGACGACCGGCTCGGCCGCCCCGCCGAACTCGGCGTACGGGCCCGCCGCGCCGCCGCCACCGTCCTGCTCTCGCCCACCTCCTGGCGCTACGGACTGCGGCTCGCGCTCTGCATCGGCCTCGCGCAGGTGCTGGTGTCGGTGGTGAGCGTGCCCCGCTCGTACTGGGTCGCGCTCACCGTCACCTTCGTGCTCAAGCCGGACTTCGGTTCGGTCTTCTCCCGCGCGGTGCTGCGTGCGCTCGGCACGGCGGTGGGGGTGCTCACCGCCGCGCTGGTCCTCGGGGTCGTGCCGCGCGGCTGGTGGGACGTACCGGTGATGGTGGTGCTCGCGGCGCTGATCCCGGCGGTCTCCGCGAACGGGTACGCCTTCCAGACCGCGGCCATCACCCCGGTGATCCTGCTGATCTCCGACCAGCTCAACCATCTGGGGTTCCATCTGGTGCTGCCCCGGCTGCTCGACAGCCTGATCGGCTGCGGGATCACCCTGATCGCGGGGTATCTGCTCTGGCCGGAGAGCTGGCACACCCGGATCGGCGACCGGCTGGCCGTGGCGGTCGAGGAGAGCGCGCGCTACGTCGAGTGCGCCTTCGGCGGGGGAATCGGATCCGGCCGGACGGACAGCGGTGCGGGTACGCGGACGGACGGTGTCACGGGGGCGCGGACGGACGGCGGTACGGCCGCCCCGGGCGACCACGGTGACCGGGCGCGGCTGCGGCGGCGGCTCTATCGCGATCTGTCGGTCGTACGGACGGAGTTCCAGCGGGCCCTGACCGAACCGCCGCCGACCGGGAAGCGGGCCGCCGCCTGGTGGCCACTGGTCGTCGCGGCGGAACGGATCGTGGACGCGACGACGGCCGCGCGGGTACGCGTCGACCACGGGGCCCGGCCGCCCGCTCCGGAGGAAGTCGGCGAGGTGACGAAGCAGTTGCGGGAACTGGCACAGGGGCTGCGGTCCAGCGCGACCCTGGTGGAGGTACCGACCCGGATCGAGGGCGACGACGAGGGCGTACTCGCCCCGCTGCGCCAGGAGGTCGTCGCGGCACGGGAGATCGCCTCGCCGCAACGCTGA